The Janthinobacterium lividum genome has a window encoding:
- a CDS encoding ATP-binding protein: MRRNDLLAAPEASADGAPQLRSCLSLPVSSRSGLLLGRLLLGHPQAGMFSARSERIVSAIAAQAAVALDNTRLYAAATRAAEERKVLLDSEREARAEAERTNQLKDDFLATLSHELRTPLSAILGWAQVLRSGTRDQADLHRGLQSIERNARAQAQLIEDLLDMSRITSDKVLLDLQTIVPASIIASAIETLRPAAEAKHITIHSNIASDAGSITGDPSRIQQVIWNLLSNALKFTPQGGRVEIGVRREASRLAITVADNGVGIKKDFLPHVFDRFRQADASTTRRHGGLGLGLAIVKHLVEQHGGTVTASSAGDMQGASFSVRLPLGTPATAARLADSALSASHDLRGITVLLVDDEADARELTARILRDNHAEVHGAGSVAQALQLLDQVHPDVLVSDIGMPDADGFDLLAQVRAHASPDAARLPALALTAFAQPQDRQRALDNGFQAWLSKPLDPAELVVAVAQLAAPRVNAPHREADSKTPP, encoded by the coding sequence ATGCGCCGGAACGACTTGCTGGCCGCGCCCGAGGCCAGCGCCGACGGCGCACCGCAGCTGCGCAGCTGCCTGAGCCTGCCCGTCAGCTCGCGCTCGGGCCTGTTGCTGGGGCGCTTGCTGCTGGGCCATCCGCAGGCGGGCATGTTCAGCGCACGTAGCGAACGCATCGTCTCGGCCATCGCGGCCCAGGCCGCCGTCGCGCTCGACAATACGCGCCTGTACGCGGCCGCCACGCGCGCCGCCGAAGAGCGCAAGGTACTGCTCGACAGCGAACGCGAAGCGCGCGCCGAGGCCGAGCGCACGAACCAGCTGAAAGATGATTTTCTTGCCACCCTGTCGCACGAATTGCGCACGCCGCTGTCGGCTATCCTGGGCTGGGCCCAGGTGCTGCGGAGCGGCACGCGTGACCAGGCCGACCTGCACCGCGGCTTGCAAAGCATCGAACGCAATGCGCGCGCACAGGCACAGCTGATAGAAGACTTGCTCGACATGAGCCGCATCACCTCCGACAAGGTGCTGCTCGACCTGCAAACCATCGTGCCCGCCAGCATCATCGCCTCGGCCATCGAAACCCTGCGCCCGGCGGCCGAGGCCAAGCACATCACCATCCACAGCAACATCGCCAGCGATGCGGGCAGTATCACGGGCGATCCCAGCCGCATCCAGCAAGTGATCTGGAACCTGCTGTCGAATGCCCTGAAGTTCACGCCACAAGGGGGCCGCGTCGAGATCGGCGTGCGCCGCGAGGCAAGCCGCCTGGCCATCACGGTGGCCGACAACGGTGTCGGCATCAAGAAAGACTTCCTGCCTCACGTGTTCGACCGCTTCCGCCAGGCCGATGCCTCCACCACGCGCCGGCATGGCGGCCTGGGGCTGGGACTGGCGATCGTCAAGCATCTGGTGGAGCAGCATGGCGGCACCGTCACGGCCAGCAGCGCCGGCGACATGCAGGGCGCCAGCTTTAGCGTGCGCCTGCCCCTGGGGACGCCGGCCACTGCCGCGCGCCTGGCGGACAGCGCCCTGTCCGCCAGCCATGACTTGCGCGGCATCACGGTGCTGCTGGTCGATGACGAGGCCGATGCGCGCGAACTGACGGCACGCATCCTGCGCGACAACCATGCCGAAGTGCACGGCGCCGGCAGCGTGGCGCAAGCGCTGCAACTATTGGATCAGGTGCATCCGGATGTGCTGGTCAGCGACATCGGCATGCCCGACGCCGACGGTTTCGACTTGCTGGCGCAAGTCCGTGCGCACGCCTCCCCTGATGCGGCCCGGCTGCCCGCGCTGGCGCTGACGGCGTTTGCGCAACCGCAGGACCGCCAGCGGGCACTCGACAACGGCTTCCAGGCCTGGCTCTCGAAACCGCTCGACCCGGCTGAACTGGTGGTGGCCGTGGCGCAACTGGCCGCGCCGCGCGTAAACGCCCCGCATCGTGAAGCGGACAGCAAAACACCGCCCTAA